A window from Candidatus Nitrospira neomarina encodes these proteins:
- a CDS encoding ABC transporter substrate-binding protein, translated as MGGDINLAFAQQSSTSPLLDQARLELEADNPAAAITTLEKLIDSFPPPEILEEAYLLQATALKHDHQPTDALTVLKQLLEEFPFSHSTNPARVLMAELYIELQNYEPALDQLYQALDYATDLDLRRSIFQLIRQTELNNHNPLGAVKALLNEMSLANQTERLELESLTQTLILQQLDESALQELVESYSSRYPGDIATIRLIELHTAHGDEVLAERDIRGFLKRFPTHPYAQTAMALLQSFISKIKFHSHILAAALPFSGPMKTYGTDSLNGIRLALEIAKEQWGLTSIGLVVKDTTTLTAPLRVEIQQMLDEFRPLAVVGPLLSREIQGLGRLPDDYVTPFITPSSTLLNVRQFGSFWFSTAMTSSVQAKRLVEYAILKLGYHRFGIIYPQTAYGREMADMFAKEVLHSGGEIIASEGYADDQTDIGEQLRRLKEKDLAKYGTTQNEKTRTGEDRLVYTPGFDAVFVPGQPVHLALIAAQLAFYDMNVPILGGNSWHNSEIFRWAKHDLDGHIFVDGFFPNSPDPNIQMFVQRYRNQFQKEPSLFAFQAYDAATMVMETIRQGAQSGQGVWDQLVRRSDLPALSGFASFSSAGILNRRLYLLQVKDKTFTQLN; from the coding sequence TTGGGCGGAGACATCAACCTCGCATTTGCTCAACAATCTTCCACTTCTCCTCTTCTGGATCAGGCAAGATTGGAGCTGGAAGCCGATAATCCTGCAGCCGCCATTACGACTCTCGAGAAGCTGATTGATTCATTCCCCCCTCCAGAGATCCTGGAAGAAGCCTATCTTTTGCAAGCCACCGCCTTGAAACATGATCACCAGCCGACGGATGCCCTTACGGTTTTAAAGCAACTCCTGGAAGAATTTCCCTTTTCGCATTCCACAAACCCGGCCCGGGTCTTAATGGCGGAACTCTATATCGAGTTACAGAACTATGAGCCTGCCCTGGATCAACTGTATCAGGCATTGGATTATGCCACGGATCTGGACCTGCGCCGGTCCATATTCCAATTGATTCGTCAAACCGAGTTAAACAATCACAACCCGCTAGGCGCGGTAAAAGCCCTGTTAAATGAAATGAGTCTGGCCAATCAGACCGAACGGCTCGAGTTAGAAAGTCTTACTCAAACTCTGATTTTACAGCAGTTAGACGAATCCGCGCTCCAGGAACTGGTTGAGAGTTATTCCTCCCGGTATCCGGGTGACATCGCCACCATCCGGCTGATTGAACTGCATACCGCCCACGGGGATGAGGTCCTTGCCGAACGGGATATCCGGGGATTTCTCAAACGCTTTCCCACCCATCCCTATGCTCAAACGGCAATGGCCCTCCTGCAATCATTTATCAGCAAAATCAAATTTCATTCGCATATTTTGGCAGCTGCCCTGCCTTTTTCCGGTCCCATGAAAACGTATGGCACGGATTCGTTAAACGGCATTCGACTCGCTCTCGAAATTGCCAAGGAACAATGGGGACTGACTTCGATCGGGCTGGTCGTGAAAGATACCACAACCCTCACCGCTCCGTTGCGCGTCGAGATACAACAAATGCTTGATGAATTTCGGCCCCTTGCGGTCGTAGGGCCCCTATTGTCACGTGAGATACAGGGTCTCGGCCGACTCCCTGATGACTATGTCACGCCGTTTATCACCCCTTCATCCACGCTCTTAAATGTTCGGCAGTTTGGATCATTTTGGTTTAGTACCGCTATGACCTCATCCGTCCAGGCCAAACGACTGGTGGAATATGCCATCCTAAAACTGGGATACCACCGTTTTGGCATTATTTATCCCCAAACAGCGTATGGACGAGAAATGGCGGATATGTTTGCGAAGGAAGTGTTGCACTCCGGCGGGGAAATTATCGCCTCAGAAGGTTATGCTGATGACCAGACCGATATTGGTGAACAATTACGCCGCTTGAAGGAGAAAGATCTGGCTAAATACGGCACCACCCAAAACGAAAAAACCCGAACCGGAGAAGATCGCTTAGTCTACACACCCGGGTTTGACGCCGTGTTTGTCCCGGGACAACCAGTACACTTGGCCCTCATTGCGGCTCAACTGGCATTTTATGACATGAATGTGCCGATTTTAGGCGGCAATAGCTGGCATAACTCTGAGATATTTCGGTGGGCCAAACACGATCTGGACGGTCATATTTTTGTCGATGGTTTTTTCCCCAACAGCCCTGATCCTAATATTCAGATGTTTGTTCAGCGGTATCGCAATCAGTTCCAAAAGGAACCCTCCCTCTTTGCCTTCCAGGCCTATGATGCGGCAACCATGGTGATGGAAACCATCCGCCAGGGTGCTCAATCCGGACAAGGTGTCTGGGACCAGCTTGTGCGACGCTCTGACTTGCCGGCGTTGAGCGGATTTGCCTCTTTTAGTTCCGCCGGCATACTGAACCGAAGGCTCTACCTCCTCCAGGTCAAAGACAAGACCTTCACCCAACTCAACTAA
- a CDS encoding phosphoglycerate kinase, with protein MKHLKKQTIDQLDLRNKRVLIRVDFNVPLDDSCQITDDSRIRAALPTINRAVDENAVVILCSHLGRPDGTINQALSLAPVAKRLQRLLNKPVEFVGDCIGPTVETVVNKAKPGDVVVLENLRFHPEEEKNDDHFSAQLASLAEVYINDAFGTAHRSHASTVGVTKYVKVSAAGFLMKREVEALEGTVENPVRPFVAILGGAKVSGKIGVIENLGKVVDKVIIGGGMAFTFIKAMGLEIGQSLVEKDMLDFAKRIHEQAMAQKIKFYLPVDCVVAASLDPEAETKIVPVQEIPAGWYGMDIGPASVRLFSEAVQNAKTILWNGPMGVFERDAFSRGTYAMAHAVANAYAKTIVGGGDTALAVYRAGESESMSFISTGGGAALQLLEGKHMPGLAALPDRL; from the coding sequence ATGAAGCATTTAAAAAAACAAACCATTGATCAGCTTGACCTCCGTAACAAACGCGTACTGATTCGCGTGGATTTTAACGTTCCCCTCGATGACTCCTGCCAGATCACGGACGATTCAAGGATACGGGCCGCCCTTCCCACCATCAACCGTGCTGTAGATGAAAACGCTGTCGTCATTCTCTGTTCCCACCTGGGACGCCCGGATGGAACCATCAACCAGGCCCTCAGTCTGGCTCCCGTGGCCAAGCGACTCCAGCGACTATTAAATAAACCGGTTGAATTTGTCGGCGATTGCATTGGGCCGACCGTTGAAACTGTCGTCAACAAAGCCAAACCGGGCGACGTGGTGGTCTTAGAAAATTTGCGCTTTCATCCGGAAGAAGAGAAAAACGACGACCATTTCTCGGCACAATTGGCCTCATTGGCAGAGGTGTACATCAATGACGCATTTGGAACCGCTCACCGGTCTCATGCCTCCACTGTCGGCGTCACCAAATATGTGAAGGTATCTGCGGCAGGATTTCTCATGAAACGGGAAGTCGAAGCTCTGGAAGGCACAGTGGAGAACCCTGTTCGTCCGTTTGTGGCCATTTTGGGAGGGGCCAAAGTTTCGGGAAAAATCGGGGTCATTGAAAATCTTGGCAAAGTGGTCGATAAAGTCATCATCGGTGGCGGCATGGCCTTTACCTTTATTAAGGCCATGGGATTGGAAATCGGCCAGTCTCTCGTCGAAAAAGACATGCTGGACTTTGCCAAACGCATTCACGAACAGGCGATGGCTCAAAAAATCAAATTCTATCTTCCCGTCGATTGTGTGGTCGCCGCCAGTCTCGACCCTGAAGCGGAAACAAAAATTGTCCCGGTGCAGGAAATCCCCGCGGGCTGGTATGGCATGGACATCGGACCCGCGTCGGTCCGCCTGTTTAGCGAAGCCGTCCAAAACGCCAAAACCATTTTGTGGAATGGCCCCATGGGAGTCTTTGAGCGTGATGCATTTTCACGCGGGACCTATGCAATGGCCCATGCTGTGGCCAATGCCTATGCGAAAACAATTGTGGGAGGAGGAGATACGGCTCTCGCCGTGTATCGAGCTGGAGAATCGGAAAGTATGTCCTTCATTTCAACCGGTGGTGGTGCGGCACTCCAACTCCTGGAAGGCAAGCATATGCCGGGGCTTGCAGCCTTACCCGATCGTCTTTGA
- a CDS encoding histone deacetylase family protein — MGRVGYVSHPAYELHEMSRSHPESPERLRAIRAQLESSGTWSRLHQVAPRRADLKWIELVHDSSYVESLERRSPSTGYVSLDPDTSMCPGTLEAAYLAVGGGLAAVDAIMNHDIDQAFCAVRPPGHHAEADRAMGFCFFNTVAIAARYLQQQYGLQRIMIVDWDVHHGNGTQQAFYDDPTVLFFSAHQAPFYPGTGRATETGAGQGKGLTINVPLSGGQGDEKYREIFQRILVPAAEHFQPECILISAGFDGHRDDPLASMALTEQGYADMTTIVLKIAKKFASGRIVSCLEGGYHLKALAGSVDRHLKALLDN; from the coding sequence ATGGGACGTGTTGGATACGTATCTCATCCGGCCTATGAGCTCCATGAAATGAGCAGAAGCCATCCGGAGTCACCTGAACGGCTTCGTGCGATACGCGCACAATTAGAGAGTTCGGGAACGTGGTCCCGGCTGCATCAGGTTGCCCCGCGACGGGCCGATCTGAAATGGATTGAACTCGTCCACGACTCATCCTATGTGGAGAGTCTTGAACGACGCTCCCCCTCAACCGGGTATGTCTCCCTGGATCCTGATACGTCGATGTGTCCGGGAACGTTGGAGGCCGCTTATCTGGCAGTCGGCGGGGGTTTGGCGGCGGTGGATGCGATCATGAACCACGACATTGATCAGGCGTTTTGCGCCGTGCGGCCTCCCGGGCATCACGCGGAGGCGGATCGAGCGATGGGGTTTTGTTTCTTTAATACCGTCGCGATTGCCGCCCGTTATCTTCAGCAACAATATGGACTACAGAGAATTATGATTGTGGATTGGGATGTGCACCATGGTAATGGCACGCAACAGGCTTTCTATGATGATCCCACAGTCCTTTTTTTTAGTGCCCACCAGGCTCCATTTTATCCCGGGACGGGCCGGGCGACGGAAACCGGGGCAGGTCAAGGAAAAGGTCTGACCATCAATGTGCCGCTCTCGGGAGGACAAGGAGATGAAAAGTATCGCGAAATATTCCAGAGAATCTTGGTCCCGGCCGCTGAACACTTTCAACCTGAATGTATTCTGATTTCCGCCGGATTTGACGGTCACCGGGATGATCCATTGGCGAGTATGGCTTTAACGGAGCAAGGATATGCCGATATGACAACGATTGTCTTGAAGATTGCAAAAAAATTTGCAAGTGGGCGAATTGTGTCATGTTTGGAAGGGGGATATCACCTCAAGGCGTTGGCGGGATCCGTGGACCGTCATCTCAAGGCTCTGCTGGATAATTAA
- the trpS gene encoding tryptophan--tRNA ligase, giving the protein MTTRVLSGMQPSGLMHLGNLLGALENWKSLQAQYECYFFVADWHAMSTNYADTGRIKDFTQELLVDWLSAGIDPDRATVFVQSSIPEHAILHLLFSMIVPIPWLERNPTYKEKQEEIKEKDLSTYGFLGYPVLQAADILLYKPDIVPVGKDQLPHLELTREIGRRFNNLYSPVFPEPKAHLTQFPKVMGTDGRKMSKSYGNTINLSDTEPVVRQKLKTMVTDPARVRRTDKGNPDVCPVFDFHKIYSSSDVVKQVEQDCRTAAIGCIDCKRQVADAMVERYRPMWDKRATILQHPEQTQEMVEEGRKRASHVAQETMQEVKTAMKIL; this is encoded by the coding sequence ATGACCACACGAGTACTCAGCGGCATGCAACCGAGCGGGCTCATGCATTTAGGCAACCTTCTTGGGGCGCTGGAAAATTGGAAATCCTTACAAGCCCAATATGAATGTTATTTTTTTGTGGCCGACTGGCATGCCATGTCGACAAATTATGCCGACACCGGCCGGATTAAAGATTTTACACAGGAATTGCTGGTTGATTGGCTGTCTGCCGGCATTGATCCGGATCGGGCTACGGTATTTGTCCAATCCAGCATTCCCGAACACGCTATTCTTCATTTGCTGTTCTCTATGATTGTGCCCATTCCCTGGTTGGAGAGAAATCCTACGTATAAGGAAAAGCAGGAGGAGATCAAAGAAAAAGATCTTTCCACCTATGGATTTTTGGGCTATCCGGTCCTCCAGGCGGCTGACATTCTGTTATACAAACCCGATATTGTCCCGGTCGGCAAGGATCAGCTTCCCCATTTGGAACTCACACGGGAAATAGGCCGCCGGTTCAACAATCTCTATTCGCCGGTATTTCCTGAACCCAAGGCACATCTCACACAATTCCCCAAAGTCATGGGCACCGACGGACGCAAAATGAGCAAAAGTTACGGCAATACGATCAATCTTTCCGATACCGAGCCGGTCGTTCGACAAAAGCTCAAAACCATGGTGACGGATCCGGCACGCGTTCGCCGGACCGACAAGGGCAATCCAGATGTCTGCCCGGTTTTCGACTTTCACAAAATTTATTCATCATCCGACGTCGTCAAACAGGTTGAACAGGATTGCCGCACCGCTGCCATTGGATGCATTGATTGCAAGCGCCAAGTTGCCGACGCCATGGTGGAACGCTACCGACCTATGTGGGACAAACGGGCCACAATCCTTCAACATCCCGAACAGACCCAGGAAATGGTAGAAGAAGGACGAAAACGGGCCTCTCACGTGGCACAGGAGACGATGCAGGAAGTGAAAACCGCGATGAAAATTCTCTAG
- a CDS encoding tetratricopeptide repeat protein, translated as MANPKIEQFKKVLQMDPKDETMWFGLGKAYMNDENWEEAIPALEQCIQVKPEYSAAYFALAQSLHQTGEFEKCRTICTQGIAVATKNGDLLVIKNLEALKASLPSS; from the coding sequence ATGGCCAATCCTAAGATCGAACAATTCAAAAAAGTGCTCCAAATGGATCCAAAGGACGAGACCATGTGGTTCGGCCTGGGGAAAGCCTACATGAATGACGAAAATTGGGAAGAGGCGATTCCCGCCCTTGAGCAATGCATTCAAGTGAAACCTGAATATTCAGCCGCCTATTTTGCGTTGGCTCAATCGCTTCACCAAACAGGCGAATTTGAAAAATGCCGGACAATATGTACCCAAGGCATCGCCGTGGCAACCAAGAATGGTGATCTTCTCGTCATTAAAAACCTGGAAGCCCTCAAAGCCTCCCTGCCTTCATCTTAA
- a CDS encoding site-2 protease family protein, translating to MLVPLMAAVVFHECAHGWVANFFGDQTAKNLGRLTINPLPHIDLYGSIIVPLMLSLIPGGFVFGWAKPVPVNPDQLHNPRRDMAFVAIAGPLMNLFLAIVSSLLLALFLYLDPTLQANWPPQPGVEPRRDLLGMILVPLTAMALSSMIINIVLFSFNLLPVPPLDGSRVLRSLLPVSSAEVLNRLEPYGMFLILGLLMLNSYIPIISSFIGMVFQVFQHLFLPAFIT from the coding sequence ATGCTGGTTCCACTCATGGCCGCAGTGGTGTTTCACGAATGCGCCCATGGGTGGGTCGCAAATTTCTTTGGGGACCAGACAGCCAAAAACCTGGGCCGACTCACCATCAATCCCCTCCCGCACATCGACCTGTATGGAAGCATCATTGTGCCACTGATGTTGTCTCTGATACCTGGAGGGTTTGTGTTTGGTTGGGCCAAACCCGTTCCAGTCAATCCTGACCAACTCCATAACCCCAGACGGGATATGGCGTTTGTGGCCATAGCCGGACCACTCATGAATTTGTTTTTAGCCATTGTCAGCAGCCTGCTGCTCGCCCTGTTTCTGTATCTCGACCCCACCCTCCAAGCCAACTGGCCTCCCCAGCCTGGCGTTGAACCACGCCGCGATCTTCTCGGCATGATCCTGGTTCCCCTCACGGCCATGGCCTTATCTTCCATGATCATTAATATCGTGTTATTTTCGTTCAATCTTCTACCGGTTCCTCCTTTGGATGGGAGCCGGGTCCTTCGTAGCCTCCTCCCGGTCAGTTCCGCGGAAGTCTTAAACCGGTTGGAACCCTATGGGATGTTTCTTATTTTAGGACTCCTGATGCTGAATTCGTATATCCCCATAATCAGCAGCTTTATCGGAATGGTGTTTCAGGTATTTCAACACCTCTTTTTACCTGCTTTTATTACATAA
- the xerD gene encoding site-specific tyrosine recombinase XerD, with amino-acid sequence MQECIDRYLTMLQVEQGYAANTIESYRRDLRKLEIFFRTHDIADPTYLSRPLWFQFLNSLKAEGLSSSSIARCLASIRGFYKSFERGKDDPTFAGILKGTPKQWSQLPKLLSEAEVTRLLNLSVMNTREDLRDAAMVELLYATGLRVSELINLEMAHLNLEVGFLQATGKRDKQRIVPIGDKARQLVSEYLQSSRPAFVKKRTSSTLFLTRLGRAMSRQCFWKILKDRTARAGITKPISPHMLRHSFATHLLDHGADLRSVQMMLGHASIATTQIYTHVEQARLKKVHDQYFPRKQRTKVFGAPHDTKP; translated from the coding sequence ATGCAGGAATGTATTGATCGTTATCTCACCATGTTGCAAGTCGAGCAGGGCTATGCGGCGAATACCATTGAGAGCTATCGCCGGGACCTCAGGAAACTCGAAATCTTTTTTCGAACACACGACATTGCCGATCCCACCTATCTTTCCAGGCCACTGTGGTTTCAATTCTTAAACAGTTTGAAAGCCGAAGGGCTGTCCTCCTCTTCAATTGCCAGGTGCCTGGCTTCTATCAGGGGTTTCTATAAATCGTTTGAGAGGGGTAAGGACGATCCGACCTTTGCGGGTATCTTGAAAGGGACACCGAAGCAATGGAGTCAATTGCCAAAGTTGTTATCCGAAGCCGAAGTGACCAGATTGCTCAACTTGTCGGTGATGAATACCAGGGAAGATCTACGTGATGCCGCCATGGTGGAACTGCTTTATGCCACCGGGCTTCGGGTATCGGAGCTCATCAATTTGGAAATGGCCCATCTGAATCTGGAGGTGGGGTTTTTGCAAGCGACCGGCAAGCGGGACAAACAACGAATTGTTCCGATCGGAGACAAGGCACGCCAGTTGGTCTCGGAGTATCTGCAGTCTTCCCGTCCGGCCTTTGTCAAAAAGCGAACCTCTTCCACGTTATTTCTTACCCGGCTGGGGCGGGCCATGAGCCGGCAATGTTTTTGGAAAATTCTCAAGGATCGTACGGCTCGTGCAGGCATCACCAAGCCTATTTCACCTCACATGCTTCGCCATTCCTTTGCGACGCATTTATTGGATCATGGTGCCGATCTTCGTTCGGTCCAAATGATGCTCGGCCATGCCAGCATTGCCACGACTCAAATCTATACTCATGTGGAGCAAGCCCGCCTCAAAAAGGTTCATGACCAATATTTTCCGCGTAAACAACGTACGAAGGTCTTTGGAGCCCCTCATGATACTAAGCCTTGA
- a CDS encoding multiheme c-type cytochrome: protein MKSKRSWGGKAWVLLLLVLGVGIYIFYTEIRPTVIFGLREDYAKPIPYQQIPVGLQSLKAEECGSCHVEIYEEWKSSIHAKAFHDPFFQAYWKKDDNIWVCLNCHTPLENQQPTLIQDLPRGRVEKAIQIPNYRYDAEYQQEGVTCAACHVRDGKILGPYDDSAAPHPTQFDPSFRTTQVCYRCHNVVSGPMQFYNAGPCGTYPEYEGKFFMKEKGLICQSCHMPEVERPVAKGSPIRFGRRHLWRGGHDPDMVKRAVAVQVQADPPTPQPGDDVKLTLTLINAGAGHKIPTGDPDRFFTVEFTVRDSNGTVVHEQSDTMGRWILWQPVIVEVYDNRLLPLASRDYSFEYEIPEHEKGWIVQSRIRYHIQTDSQNQMLRDQYGLTGEDPYVFTIYEREFPLDATLSTVVQDQEPDLRVGCTAPSDGPTPHPPADASSLHS, encoded by the coding sequence ATGAAATCAAAGCGATCATGGGGAGGAAAAGCGTGGGTGTTGCTCCTGTTGGTGCTGGGGGTAGGGATCTACATTTTTTATACGGAGATTCGTCCCACCGTCATATTCGGCTTACGAGAGGATTACGCGAAACCCATTCCCTATCAACAGATTCCGGTGGGATTGCAGAGCTTGAAAGCGGAGGAATGTGGAAGTTGTCATGTCGAAATCTACGAAGAGTGGAAATCCAGTATTCATGCCAAGGCCTTTCACGATCCGTTCTTTCAAGCCTATTGGAAAAAAGATGACAATATCTGGGTCTGTTTGAATTGCCATACGCCATTGGAAAATCAGCAACCGACTCTTATTCAAGATCTTCCCCGTGGGCGTGTCGAAAAAGCCATTCAAATTCCCAATTACCGGTACGATGCGGAGTATCAACAAGAAGGTGTGACGTGCGCAGCCTGCCATGTTCGCGATGGGAAGATTCTCGGTCCATATGACGATTCGGCGGCGCCGCATCCCACCCAATTTGATCCTTCCTTCAGAACGACCCAGGTCTGTTATCGCTGCCATAATGTGGTTTCGGGACCCATGCAATTTTACAATGCGGGTCCTTGTGGCACGTATCCTGAGTATGAAGGCAAGTTTTTCATGAAGGAAAAGGGACTGATCTGTCAGAGTTGTCATATGCCGGAAGTCGAGCGGCCGGTGGCCAAGGGGAGCCCTATCCGATTCGGTCGACGACATCTCTGGCGGGGAGGTCATGATCCGGACATGGTCAAGCGAGCGGTCGCTGTCCAGGTGCAGGCAGACCCTCCGACACCCCAACCGGGTGACGATGTCAAATTAACGTTGACCCTGATTAATGCAGGGGCTGGGCACAAAATCCCGACAGGGGACCCGGACCGGTTTTTTACCGTTGAATTTACGGTGCGCGATTCGAACGGCACGGTGGTGCATGAGCAATCTGATACCATGGGCCGTTGGATCCTCTGGCAGCCCGTGATTGTGGAAGTATATGATAACCGATTGCTGCCTCTTGCCAGCCGGGATTATTCCTTTGAATATGAAATCCCGGAACATGAAAAAGGGTGGATCGTTCAGTCGCGGATTCGGTATCATATTCAGACGGATAGTCAAAATCAGATGTTGAGAGATCAGTATGGTCTGACGGGTGAGGATCCATATGTCTTTACGATCTATGAACGGGAGTTTCCCTTGGATGCGACCCTTTCTACGGTTGTACAGGATCAGGAACCCGATCTTCGGGTAGGGTGTACGGCACCGTCCGATGGGCCTACTCCTCATCCCCCGGCAGATGCGTCTTCACTTCATTCATAA
- the gap gene encoding type I glyceraldehyde-3-phosphate dehydrogenase: MSIRVAINGFGRIGRNFFRTCFNDPAIEIVAINDLTDSQTLAHLLTYDSIHGKFQADIQHGPDFLTVNGKKIQILAIKDPQTLPWKEHQIDFVIESTGRFTDRKGAGQHISAGAKRVLISAPAKDPDITIVLGVNDSDYDPQQHTIISNASCTTNCLAPVSKVLLQEFGIKHGFMTTIHSYTNDQQLLDLPHKDLRRARAATLSMIPTSTGAAKALYLVIPELKGKIDGMAIRVPTPNVSLIDLSVEVERDCDAATVNAAFQQAAQGSLKGYLQVSEAPIVSSDLNGCSYSATVDAPLTSVINKRLVKVFAWYDNEWGYSCRLHDLINVLAQHR; the protein is encoded by the coding sequence ATGAGTATCCGCGTTGCCATTAATGGGTTTGGTCGCATAGGAAGAAATTTTTTCCGGACCTGCTTCAATGATCCTGCCATCGAGATTGTGGCCATCAATGACCTGACTGACTCGCAAACCCTGGCCCATCTCTTGACCTATGACTCGATTCATGGAAAATTTCAGGCCGATATTCAACACGGACCAGACTTTCTGACAGTCAATGGGAAAAAGATTCAGATCCTGGCCATCAAAGACCCTCAGACTTTGCCGTGGAAAGAACACCAGATCGATTTCGTCATTGAATCCACTGGGCGTTTTACCGACCGGAAAGGCGCGGGACAACACATTTCCGCCGGAGCCAAACGGGTCCTTATTTCAGCACCTGCCAAAGACCCGGATATCACGATCGTGTTAGGCGTAAATGACTCCGACTACGATCCTCAACAACACACCATCATATCCAATGCCTCCTGTACGACCAATTGTCTTGCTCCTGTGTCGAAAGTCCTTTTACAGGAATTCGGCATCAAGCACGGATTTATGACCACCATTCATTCGTACACCAACGATCAACAACTGCTTGATTTGCCTCATAAGGATTTACGACGGGCACGGGCGGCCACCTTATCCATGATTCCTACATCAACCGGGGCGGCCAAAGCGTTGTACCTGGTCATCCCGGAATTGAAAGGGAAAATCGATGGCATGGCCATTCGAGTACCGACCCCCAATGTCTCGCTCATTGACCTTTCAGTTGAAGTCGAACGCGATTGTGATGCGGCAACGGTAAACGCGGCCTTTCAACAAGCTGCCCAGGGATCGTTAAAGGGTTATTTGCAGGTCTCTGAAGCCCCTATTGTTTCAAGTGATCTCAATGGGTGTTCATACTCAGCCACCGTGGACGCACCTCTCACATCCGTCATCAATAAACGACTGGTTAAGGTATTTGCCTGGTATGACAATGAATGGGGATATTCGTGTCGCTTACATGATCTGATCAATGTTCTCGCTCAACACCGTTAA
- a CDS encoding flavodoxin family protein: MKIFRRNTLWVALAVLVWWCGYVQVSAQPSSPQASPQANDGLQVLVTYHSLSGHTAEMAKSVKKGAESIPGITVLLKTVGQVTADELFGSDAVIVGSPVYWSNMSGEVKSFFDRWQFEFGVYPEWKMRNKVGAAFATGGQISSGKEVTMLTILAAMLGNKMIVVSDGGAFGASATTEGVSPGINDAERADAWALGKRVAEVAWMIKRGQTIPGQS; encoded by the coding sequence ATGAAGATTTTTCGAAGAAATACCTTATGGGTAGCTCTGGCTGTCCTTGTTTGGTGGTGTGGGTATGTGCAAGTTTCCGCTCAACCTTCATCTCCCCAAGCATCTCCTCAGGCTAACGATGGCCTTCAGGTCTTAGTCACCTATCATTCTCTGTCGGGGCATACGGCCGAGATGGCCAAAAGTGTGAAAAAGGGTGCTGAATCGATACCAGGGATCACCGTCCTCCTGAAGACCGTGGGGCAGGTGACCGCCGATGAGTTGTTTGGCAGCGATGCCGTCATCGTGGGTTCGCCAGTCTATTGGTCGAATATGTCAGGTGAAGTGAAATCTTTTTTTGACCGCTGGCAGTTTGAATTTGGCGTGTATCCTGAATGGAAAATGCGTAATAAGGTAGGAGCAGCCTTTGCGACCGGTGGGCAAATATCCAGCGGAAAAGAGGTGACGATGTTGACCATCCTTGCAGCCATGCTTGGAAACAAGATGATTGTCGTGAGTGACGGAGGAGCGTTTGGCGCTTCAGCGACGACGGAAGGCGTTAGCCCTGGAATTAATGATGCGGAGCGTGCCGATGCATGGGCGTTGGGAAAGCGTGTGGCTGAAGTGGCGTGGATGATTAAGCGAGGGCAGACGATCCCAGGGCAATCCTGA